A single region of the Maniola jurtina chromosome 6, ilManJurt1.1, whole genome shotgun sequence genome encodes:
- the LOC123865905 gene encoding nitric oxide synthase-interacting protein homolog gives MTRHARNCTAGAVYTYHEKKKDAAASGYGTQSERVGKDSVKSFDCCSLTLQPCRYPVVTKEGYLFDKEAILEYIISKKNEYNRKLKQYEKQLKKEENEMKELAAAEKESNLIKFMSREKNISHSSKSDNSAPSASVSNLANGKHKELPSFWVPSQLPDAKISKIEKPDPTVYCPISGKPLKMKDLIEVKWTLVNDPDDKKSLIAKENRYMCPITHDILSNAVPCAIIRTSGHIITLECVEKIIKKDWINPLTGEKLKEKDIIPLQRGGTGYALTNQNLEGKNERPVLQA, from the exons atgacacGCCATGCAAGGAACTGTACCGCCGGAGCGGTATACACATATCACGAGAAGAAAAAGGACGCGGCAGCGTCAGGATATGGGACTCAAAGCGAAAGAGTCGGCAAGGATTCTGTAAAAAGTTTCGACTGCTGCAGCCTGACTTTGCAGCCTTGCAGATACCCTGTTGTGACCAAAGAAGGCTATTTATTCGATAAAGAAGCGATATTGGagtatattatatcaaaaaagAATGAGTACAACCGAAAATTAAAGCAATATGAAAAGCAATTGAAGAAGGaggaaaatgaaatgaaagagCTCGCAGCAGCTGAAAAAGAGTCTAATTTAATCAAATTCATGAGCAGGGAGAAGAACATTTCACATTCTAGTAAATCTGACAACAGCGCTCCTTCAGCCTCTGTATCAAACCTTGCAAATGGTAAACACAAGGAGTTGCCGAGTTTCTGGGTGCCCTCACAACTTCCCGACGCTAAAATCTCCAAAATCGAGAAGCCAGACCCTACAGTTTACTGCCCAATAAGCGGCAAGCCTCTCAAAATGAAAGATTTGATTGAAGTCAAATGGACGCTGGTAAATGACCCTGATGATAAGAAATCTCTTATTGCTAAAGAGAATCGATACATGTGCCCTATTACACATGATATTTTGAGTAATGCAGTACCTTGCGCTATTATAAG AACAAGTGGCCACATCATAACTCTGGAGTGTGTAGAGAAAATCATCAAGAAAGATTGGATCAACCCTCTCACAGGTGAAAAGCTCAAAGAAAAGGACATCATTCCTCTGCAGCGAGGAGGCACTGGCTATGCTCTGACCAATCAAAACCTGGAGGGCAAGAATGAGAGACCTGTGTTGCAAGCTTAG
- the LOC123865891 gene encoding uncharacterized protein LOC123865891 isoform X1 has protein sequence MNMSADNIILNTCEYTPVYFIENPGVSQARSYVLAPNIQSADKPVSESLKRFYESSGNLESNLTITDNTIKPRTLKKNDTSVVGNNLKLASFLLPKCETKNEISKPVITPVNSVVLKPVYIANNISVNNNLNNPKQAPKIDVNSRLVKLKDLPNIVRSQNGKILPKNKPKENSPSCKRKQTAAPTLPVAVPPVQLVKFGETYHSLNQLSTDQMKLVNNALRMFNTQRNPPEPAYDPATNTKFIYKVISHKDFAEQNKVAKQISAEIKREPIKLEKPDIEDEEEEEEEEQKIITEAKVTRSGRVVKLPKNIIEDSPSKPKKRPTALAACQQCNSKFSSPQRLLKHYENHPTHTPSNFHNNLFHCLIAMVTAGPEAERANILLQQLQLLIDRLQACVPCLLKKDAGTETSVISDDISKLFGISPGKYNMNMEALSCEKDKDGYCRHNPRPQITVADNIKPHVKLENIENGVKGPSNILKINFQERRPKILRKVDSRKQKLEQSSNSVNGKKIKLSQDISIDKNSNSVELDDLVALLSDTAKTDDKESKVIDKVVLKDQKEEQNAVVVKVDNVTKPPHIQFHSAHFDIRSSPIKPSSTVFRKFQINPEKMTKYIEVIQPIQLNQLAQDVEITHNIESRLSSINSQEIFSDTNINISKESENLNYTSKNWCEDSSRFVRPNDLKSHTHNFMKPDAVIEPALLHVKNGVRTASESVLKHVNSEPKVENEVANHESLLDSNIFIEDTHIKHDSQVNKAINHIGLTKPCILIEPLMLSQNDRDAATEKVSNQTDSDDFMKSDVLIEKALLNSQECKVIDEITNRSHDFMKSDTLIEQALTHSQDTKIDKFGEQKDSFISSNVYLDPTLPYSSINNENRVSGVTESNEIDVDLNSSQGQSIMSFLESLDNELAYTDTETDRNNVDFHLDLFSFNSS, from the exons ATGAATATGTCTGCTGACAATATCATTTTGAACACTTGTGAATATACTCCCGTTTACTTCATCGAAAATCCTGGTGTGAGTCAG GCAAGATCTTACGTTTTAGCACCCAACATCCAAAGTGCAGATAAACCTGTGAGCGAGAGTTTGAAAAGATTTTATGAAAGTAGCGGTAATCTGGAATCTAACCTAACAATCACCGATAACACAATAAAACCAAGAACGTTAAAGAAAAACGACACCAGTGTCGTTGGAAATAACCTGAAGCTCGCTAGTTTCCTCTTACCAAAATGTGAAACCAAAAATGAAATCAGCAAACCAGTAATAACTCCAGTGAACAGTGTTGTTTTAAAACCAGTGTATATTGCTAACAACATcagtgttaataataatttaaacaatcCAAAACAAGCGCCTAAGATAGATGTAAACAGTAGACTTGTTAAACTCAAAGATTTACCCAATATTGTGCGATCTCAGAATGGAAAAATATTGCCAAAGAATAAACCAAAAGAAAA CTCACCTTCCTGTAAGCGGAAACAAACAGCAGCACCGACTTTACCGGTAGCAGTGCCACCCGTGCAGTTAGTCAAGTTTGGTGAGACATACCACAG TCTCAACCAACTAAGCACGGATCAGATGAAGCTAGTGAATAATGCACTAAGAATGTTCAACACTCAGAGAAATCCACCGGAACCTGCGTATGATCCAGCCACCAATactaagtttatttataa AGTTATTTCGCATAAGGATTTTGCTGAGCAAAATAAAGTGGCTAAGCAAATCAGTGCAGAAATAAAAAGAGAACCGATCAAACTAGAAAAACCTGACATTGAagatgaagaagaagaagaagaagaagaacaaaaaattattacagag GCAAAAGTGACTCGCAGTGGTCGAGTTGTAAAGCTGCCAAAAAACATTATTGAAGATTCTCCCTCCAAACCCAAGAAACGCCCCACTGCTTTAGCAGCATGTCAACAATGCAACTCT AAATTCAGCAGTCCTCAACGTCTTCTCAAACATTACGAAAACCATCCAACTCACACACCGAGTAACTTCCACAACAACCTGTTCCACTGCCTCATAGCGATGGTCACAGCTGGCCCGGAGGCAGAGCGAGCTAATATACTGCTGCAACAATTGCAGCTGCTGATAGACCGGCTGCAGGCTTGTGTGCCGTGCTTGCTGAAGAAGGATGCAGGGACGGAGACAAGTGTCATCAGTGATGACATTAGCAA gttatTTGGAATAAGTCCAGGCAAATACAATATGAACATGGAAGCACTCAGTTGTGAAAAAGATAAAGATGGTTACTGCCGGCACAACCCGCGCCCGCAAATAACTGTCGCCGATAATATCAAACCACATGTAAAACTTGAAAATATCGAGAATGGTGTCAAAGGCCCaagtaatattttgaaaattaattttcaagaAAGAAGACCCAAAATCCTTAGAAAAGTAGATAGTAGGAAGCAGAAGCTAGAACAAAGTAGTAATAGTGTTAATGGGAAGAAAATTAAGCTTTCACAAGATATATCTATAGATAAGAATAGTAATAGTGTTGAATTAGATGATTTAGTTGCTCTATTAAGTGATACAGCAAAGACTGATGATAAGGAATCAAAGGTTATAGATAAAGTAGTATTAAAAGATCAAAAAGAGGAACAAAACGCAGTTGTTGTAAAAGTGGATAATGTGACTAAACCCCCACACATTCAATTCCACAGCGCACATTTTGATATAAGATCGTCGCCTATTAAACCATCTTCAACGGTTTTTagaaagtttcaaataaatccTGAAAAGATGACGAAATATATCGAAGTCATCCAGCCGATACAACTTAATCAACTAGCGCAGGATGTTGAAATAACACATAATATAGAGAGTAGATTAAGTAGTATAAACTCACAAGAGATTTTCAGTGatactaatataaatattagtaaAGAATCTGAGAATTTGAATTACACATCTAAAAATTGGTGTGAAGACTCATCAAGATTCGTGAGACCTAATGATTTGAAGAGTCATACACATAATTTCATGAAGCCTGATGCAGTTATAGAACCAGCGTTATTACATGTTAAAAATGGTGTCAGAACAGCAAGTGAATCAGTATTAAAACATGTTAATAGTGAACCTAAAGTAGAAAATGAAGTTGCTAATCATGAAAGTTTATTGGACTCTAATATCTTTATTGAAGACACACACATTAAACACGACTCTCaagtaaataaagctattaatcaTATCGGTCTTACGAAACCTTGTATCTTAATTGAACCACTTATGCTTTCTCAAAATGATCGTGATGCAGCAACTGAGAAGGTATCTAATCAGACTGATAGTGATGATTTTATGAAATCTGATGTACTAATAGAGAAAGCTCTGTTGAATAGTCAAGAATGTAAAGTAATAGATGAAATTACAAATAGGAGTCATGACTTTATGAAGTCTGATACTTTAATAGAACAAGCTTTAACACATAGTCAAGATACAAAAATAGATAAATTTGGTGAACAAAAAGATAGTTTTATATCTTCGAATGTCTATTTAGATCCAACATTACCATATAGTagtataaataatgaaaataggGTAAGTGGTGTAACTGAAAGCAACGAAATAGATGTAGACTTAAATTCAAGTCAAGGTCAATCTATAATGAGCTTTTTGGAGTCCCTAGACAATGAATTAGCCTATACTGATACAGAGACTGATAGAAATAATGTAGATTttcatttagatttattttcattcaatagttcatag
- the LOC123865891 gene encoding uncharacterized protein LOC123865891 isoform X2 yields MNMSADNIILNTCEYTPVYFIENPGVSQARSYVLAPNIQSADKPVSESLKRFYESSGNLESNLTITDNTIKPRTLKKNDTSVVGNNLKLASFLLPKCETKNEISKPVITPVNSVVLKPVYIANNISVNNNLNNPKQAPKIDVNSRLVKLKDLPNIVRSQNGKILPKNKPKENKRKQTAAPTLPVAVPPVQLVKFGETYHSLNQLSTDQMKLVNNALRMFNTQRNPPEPAYDPATNTKFIYKVISHKDFAEQNKVAKQISAEIKREPIKLEKPDIEDEEEEEEEEQKIITEAKVTRSGRVVKLPKNIIEDSPSKPKKRPTALAACQQCNSKFSSPQRLLKHYENHPTHTPSNFHNNLFHCLIAMVTAGPEAERANILLQQLQLLIDRLQACVPCLLKKDAGTETSVISDDISKLFGISPGKYNMNMEALSCEKDKDGYCRHNPRPQITVADNIKPHVKLENIENGVKGPSNILKINFQERRPKILRKVDSRKQKLEQSSNSVNGKKIKLSQDISIDKNSNSVELDDLVALLSDTAKTDDKESKVIDKVVLKDQKEEQNAVVVKVDNVTKPPHIQFHSAHFDIRSSPIKPSSTVFRKFQINPEKMTKYIEVIQPIQLNQLAQDVEITHNIESRLSSINSQEIFSDTNINISKESENLNYTSKNWCEDSSRFVRPNDLKSHTHNFMKPDAVIEPALLHVKNGVRTASESVLKHVNSEPKVENEVANHESLLDSNIFIEDTHIKHDSQVNKAINHIGLTKPCILIEPLMLSQNDRDAATEKVSNQTDSDDFMKSDVLIEKALLNSQECKVIDEITNRSHDFMKSDTLIEQALTHSQDTKIDKFGEQKDSFISSNVYLDPTLPYSSINNENRVSGVTESNEIDVDLNSSQGQSIMSFLESLDNELAYTDTETDRNNVDFHLDLFSFNSS; encoded by the exons ATGAATATGTCTGCTGACAATATCATTTTGAACACTTGTGAATATACTCCCGTTTACTTCATCGAAAATCCTGGTGTGAGTCAG GCAAGATCTTACGTTTTAGCACCCAACATCCAAAGTGCAGATAAACCTGTGAGCGAGAGTTTGAAAAGATTTTATGAAAGTAGCGGTAATCTGGAATCTAACCTAACAATCACCGATAACACAATAAAACCAAGAACGTTAAAGAAAAACGACACCAGTGTCGTTGGAAATAACCTGAAGCTCGCTAGTTTCCTCTTACCAAAATGTGAAACCAAAAATGAAATCAGCAAACCAGTAATAACTCCAGTGAACAGTGTTGTTTTAAAACCAGTGTATATTGCTAACAACATcagtgttaataataatttaaacaatcCAAAACAAGCGCCTAAGATAGATGTAAACAGTAGACTTGTTAAACTCAAAGATTTACCCAATATTGTGCGATCTCAGAATGGAAAAATATTGCCAAAGAATAAACCAAAAGAAAA TAAGCGGAAACAAACAGCAGCACCGACTTTACCGGTAGCAGTGCCACCCGTGCAGTTAGTCAAGTTTGGTGAGACATACCACAG TCTCAACCAACTAAGCACGGATCAGATGAAGCTAGTGAATAATGCACTAAGAATGTTCAACACTCAGAGAAATCCACCGGAACCTGCGTATGATCCAGCCACCAATactaagtttatttataa AGTTATTTCGCATAAGGATTTTGCTGAGCAAAATAAAGTGGCTAAGCAAATCAGTGCAGAAATAAAAAGAGAACCGATCAAACTAGAAAAACCTGACATTGAagatgaagaagaagaagaagaagaagaacaaaaaattattacagag GCAAAAGTGACTCGCAGTGGTCGAGTTGTAAAGCTGCCAAAAAACATTATTGAAGATTCTCCCTCCAAACCCAAGAAACGCCCCACTGCTTTAGCAGCATGTCAACAATGCAACTCT AAATTCAGCAGTCCTCAACGTCTTCTCAAACATTACGAAAACCATCCAACTCACACACCGAGTAACTTCCACAACAACCTGTTCCACTGCCTCATAGCGATGGTCACAGCTGGCCCGGAGGCAGAGCGAGCTAATATACTGCTGCAACAATTGCAGCTGCTGATAGACCGGCTGCAGGCTTGTGTGCCGTGCTTGCTGAAGAAGGATGCAGGGACGGAGACAAGTGTCATCAGTGATGACATTAGCAA gttatTTGGAATAAGTCCAGGCAAATACAATATGAACATGGAAGCACTCAGTTGTGAAAAAGATAAAGATGGTTACTGCCGGCACAACCCGCGCCCGCAAATAACTGTCGCCGATAATATCAAACCACATGTAAAACTTGAAAATATCGAGAATGGTGTCAAAGGCCCaagtaatattttgaaaattaattttcaagaAAGAAGACCCAAAATCCTTAGAAAAGTAGATAGTAGGAAGCAGAAGCTAGAACAAAGTAGTAATAGTGTTAATGGGAAGAAAATTAAGCTTTCACAAGATATATCTATAGATAAGAATAGTAATAGTGTTGAATTAGATGATTTAGTTGCTCTATTAAGTGATACAGCAAAGACTGATGATAAGGAATCAAAGGTTATAGATAAAGTAGTATTAAAAGATCAAAAAGAGGAACAAAACGCAGTTGTTGTAAAAGTGGATAATGTGACTAAACCCCCACACATTCAATTCCACAGCGCACATTTTGATATAAGATCGTCGCCTATTAAACCATCTTCAACGGTTTTTagaaagtttcaaataaatccTGAAAAGATGACGAAATATATCGAAGTCATCCAGCCGATACAACTTAATCAACTAGCGCAGGATGTTGAAATAACACATAATATAGAGAGTAGATTAAGTAGTATAAACTCACAAGAGATTTTCAGTGatactaatataaatattagtaaAGAATCTGAGAATTTGAATTACACATCTAAAAATTGGTGTGAAGACTCATCAAGATTCGTGAGACCTAATGATTTGAAGAGTCATACACATAATTTCATGAAGCCTGATGCAGTTATAGAACCAGCGTTATTACATGTTAAAAATGGTGTCAGAACAGCAAGTGAATCAGTATTAAAACATGTTAATAGTGAACCTAAAGTAGAAAATGAAGTTGCTAATCATGAAAGTTTATTGGACTCTAATATCTTTATTGAAGACACACACATTAAACACGACTCTCaagtaaataaagctattaatcaTATCGGTCTTACGAAACCTTGTATCTTAATTGAACCACTTATGCTTTCTCAAAATGATCGTGATGCAGCAACTGAGAAGGTATCTAATCAGACTGATAGTGATGATTTTATGAAATCTGATGTACTAATAGAGAAAGCTCTGTTGAATAGTCAAGAATGTAAAGTAATAGATGAAATTACAAATAGGAGTCATGACTTTATGAAGTCTGATACTTTAATAGAACAAGCTTTAACACATAGTCAAGATACAAAAATAGATAAATTTGGTGAACAAAAAGATAGTTTTATATCTTCGAATGTCTATTTAGATCCAACATTACCATATAGTagtataaataatgaaaataggGTAAGTGGTGTAACTGAAAGCAACGAAATAGATGTAGACTTAAATTCAAGTCAAGGTCAATCTATAATGAGCTTTTTGGAGTCCCTAGACAATGAATTAGCCTATACTGATACAGAGACTGATAGAAATAATGTAGATTttcatttagatttattttcattcaatagttcatag
- the LOC123865910 gene encoding 60S ribosomal protein L21 has translation MTNSKGYRRGTRDLFARRFRTHGTIPLSTYMKVYKVGDIVDIRGNGAVQKGMPHKVYHGKTGRVYNVTAHALGVIVNKRVHGRIIPKRINIRIEHVKHSKCREDFLKRVKENERLLKEAKATGKIVNLKRQPQPPRAAHIVKGTEKPVLLAPIPYEFVA, from the exons ATGACGAACTCCAAGGGTTATCGTCGCGGAACGAGGGACTTGTTCGCCCGCAGGTTCCGTACACATGGAACCATCCCCCTTTCCACTTACATGAAAGTGTACAAAGTCGGCGATATCGTTGACATTAGG GGTAACGGTGCAGTTCAAAAGGGCATGCCACACAAAGTGTACCACGGCAAGACCGGACGTGTCTACAACGTAACCGCACATGCTTTGGGTGTCATTGTCAATAAGAGGGTACATGGCAGAATCATCCCCAAGAGGATCAACATCCGCATTGAGCACGTCAAGCACTCAAAGTGCAGAGAGGACTTCCTTAAGAGGGTGAAAGAGAATGAGAGGCTCCTCAAAGAGGCTAAGGCCACCGGCAAAATTGTCAACCTCAAAAGACAGCCTCAGCCACCACGGGCAGCTCACATTGTCAAGGGCACTGAGAAACCAGTGCTGCTTGCGCCCATCCCATATGAGTTTGTAGCCTAA